From one Dama dama isolate Ldn47 chromosome 4, ASM3311817v1, whole genome shotgun sequence genomic stretch:
- the TMEM231 gene encoding transmembrane protein 231 isoform X1, translating into MALYELFAHPVERGYRAGLCSKAALFLLLAAALTYIPPLLVAFRSHGFWLKRSSYEEQPTVRFQHQVLLVALLGSEPGGFLAWSTFPAFNRLQEGHLRVPLVSADSSLAELPGKPEFIHTDTELLQEKFAREEDRNQDGKMDVLRFELELPLQPTEQVLGVQLILTFSYQLHRMSTFVMQSMAFLQSSFAVPGSQLYVNGDLRLQQKQPLSCGGLDVRYNVSVINGTSPFASDYDLTRIVAAYQERNVTTILTDPSPIWLVGRAAEAPFVVNAVIRYPVEVISYLPGFWEMIKFAWIQYVSILLIFLWVFERIKRFVFQNQVVTTIPVTAMPQGELYKEHLS; encoded by the exons ATGGCGCTCTATGAGCTCTTCGCGCACCCGGTGGAGCGGGGCTACCGTGCGGGGCTCTGCTCCAAGGCGGCGCTCTTCCTGCTGCTGGCCGCCGCGCTCACGTACATCCCGCCGCTGCTGGTGGCCTTCCGGAGCCACG GGTTTTGGCTGAAACGGAGCAGTTACGAGGAGCAGCCAACCGTGCGCTTCCAGCACCAGGTGCTGCTCGTGGCCTTGCTAGGATCCGAGCCGGGCGGGTTCCTCGCCTGGAGCACGTTCCCCGCCTTCAACCGGCTGCAGGAGGGTCATCTGCGCGTCCCGCTCGTCTCA gcagattcttcactagctgagctaccagggaagcccgaatttATACACACTGATACAGAATTACTCCAAGAGAAATTT GCTAGAGAAGAAGACAGGAACCAGGACGGGAAAATGGATGTGCTGCGCTTTGAGCTGGAGCTCCCCCTGCAGCCCACGGAGCAGGTTCTAGGTGTGCAGCTCATCCTGACTTTCTCCTACCAGCTGCAT AGGATGTCGACATTCGTGATGCAGAGCATGGCATTTCTCCAGTCCTCCTTCGCTGTTCCGGGGTCCCAGTTATATGTGAACGGAGACCTGAGGCTGCAGCAGAAGCAGCCCCTCAGCTGTGGTGGCCTGGACGTCCGGTACAAT GTGTCCGTCATCAACGGGACCAGTCCCTTTGCCAGTGACTACGACCTCACCCGCATTGTTGCTGCCTATCAGGAAAGGAACG TAACCACCATCCTGACTGACCCCAGCCCCATCTGGCTGGTGGGAAGGGCTGCAGAAGCTCCATTTGTGGTTAATGCAGTCATCCGATACCCCGTGGAAGTCATTTC TTATCTACCAGGATTCTGGGAAATGATAAAGTTCGCCTGGATCCAGTATGTCAGTATCCTGCTTATCTTCCTGTGGGTGTTTGAAAGAATCAAAAGATTTGTGTTCCAAAATCAGGTGGTGACCACAATCCCTGTAACAGCTATGCCCCAGGGAGAACTGTATAAGGAGCATTTATCGTAA
- the TMEM231 gene encoding transmembrane protein 231 isoform X2 yields MALYELFAHPVERGYRAGLCSKAALFLLLAAALTYIPPLLVAFRSHGFWLKRSSYEEQPTVRFQHQVLLVALLGSEPGGFLAWSTFPAFNRLQEGHLRVPLVSAREEDRNQDGKMDVLRFELELPLQPTEQVLGVQLILTFSYQLHRMSTFVMQSMAFLQSSFAVPGSQLYVNGDLRLQQKQPLSCGGLDVRYNVSVINGTSPFASDYDLTRIVAAYQERNVTTILTDPSPIWLVGRAAEAPFVVNAVIRYPVEVISYLPGFWEMIKFAWIQYVSILLIFLWVFERIKRFVFQNQVVTTIPVTAMPQGELYKEHLS; encoded by the exons ATGGCGCTCTATGAGCTCTTCGCGCACCCGGTGGAGCGGGGCTACCGTGCGGGGCTCTGCTCCAAGGCGGCGCTCTTCCTGCTGCTGGCCGCCGCGCTCACGTACATCCCGCCGCTGCTGGTGGCCTTCCGGAGCCACG GGTTTTGGCTGAAACGGAGCAGTTACGAGGAGCAGCCAACCGTGCGCTTCCAGCACCAGGTGCTGCTCGTGGCCTTGCTAGGATCCGAGCCGGGCGGGTTCCTCGCCTGGAGCACGTTCCCCGCCTTCAACCGGCTGCAGGAGGGTCATCTGCGCGTCCCGCTCGTCTCA GCTAGAGAAGAAGACAGGAACCAGGACGGGAAAATGGATGTGCTGCGCTTTGAGCTGGAGCTCCCCCTGCAGCCCACGGAGCAGGTTCTAGGTGTGCAGCTCATCCTGACTTTCTCCTACCAGCTGCAT AGGATGTCGACATTCGTGATGCAGAGCATGGCATTTCTCCAGTCCTCCTTCGCTGTTCCGGGGTCCCAGTTATATGTGAACGGAGACCTGAGGCTGCAGCAGAAGCAGCCCCTCAGCTGTGGTGGCCTGGACGTCCGGTACAAT GTGTCCGTCATCAACGGGACCAGTCCCTTTGCCAGTGACTACGACCTCACCCGCATTGTTGCTGCCTATCAGGAAAGGAACG TAACCACCATCCTGACTGACCCCAGCCCCATCTGGCTGGTGGGAAGGGCTGCAGAAGCTCCATTTGTGGTTAATGCAGTCATCCGATACCCCGTGGAAGTCATTTC TTATCTACCAGGATTCTGGGAAATGATAAAGTTCGCCTGGATCCAGTATGTCAGTATCCTGCTTATCTTCCTGTGGGTGTTTGAAAGAATCAAAAGATTTGTGTTCCAAAATCAGGTGGTGACCACAATCCCTGTAACAGCTATGCCCCAGGGAGAACTGTATAAGGAGCATTTATCGTAA